Within the Arthrobacter sp. V1I7 genome, the region GAGGTCTCCAAGCAGACGATCTCCACCATCACGGAGAAGGTCTTGGAGGGTTTGTCGGCCTGGCAGAGCCGGCCGCTGGATCCGGTCTATCCGGTGATCTTCATCGACGCGGTGAACGTGAAGATCCGCGACGGGCAGGTCACGAACCGGCCGATCTACGTGGCGCTGGCGGTGACCTGCGAGGGCACCCGTGACATCCTTGGGCTCTGGGCCGGCGAGCACGGTGACAGGGAGGGGGCGAAGTACTGGCTGCGGGTCCTGTCCGAGATCAAGAACCGCGGCACCCAGGACTGCCTGATTGTGGTCTGTGACGGGCTCAAGGGCCTGCCCGAGGCCATCGCCACCGTCTGGCCTCAGACGATCACCCAGACCTGCATTGTTCACCTTTTGCGCAACTCGTTCCGCTACGCGTCGAAGAAGGACTGGTCCGCGATCGCGAAGGACCTCAAGCCCGTCTACACGGCGGCGTCGGAATCCGATGCCCTGGACCGGTTCGTGGAGTTCAGCGAGAAGTGGGAAAAGCGCTACCCGGCGATCATCCGGCTCTGGACCAACGCCTGGGCCGAATTCGTGCCCTTCCTGCAGTTCGACCGCGAGATCCGCACGATCATCTGCACGACCAACGCCATAGAGAGCATCAACGCGCGCATCCGGCGAGCCGTGAATGCCCGCGGACACTTCCCCACGGAGCAGGCCGCGCTCAAATGCGTCTATCTGGCGGTCATGAGTCTGGACCCCACCGGGACGGGCCGACAACGCTGGTCCAACCGCTGGAAGGCTGCGCTCAATGCCTTCGAAGTCACCTTCGACGGACGCCTGTCCGCCGGCAAGAAATAAAATCAAAACCAGTTACACCGAAAACTTGACGCTGATACTGGAAGGGTCCGGGAATGCAGTGACCCGATACTTGACTGGCGGCCCCCTTCGGGGGACCTGTCCTTGACCTGATTTGTCCTGCGTTCCCGGGACCAGCCGTGGGCTCTGCCGGTTCATGACCTCATAGGAGCATGACCGATCCCATGACCAGTTGGCCCTGCCATGGTGCGCGTCCCTTCAGCGTCCTGTCTGCGGCCGACAGGGCCAACGGTGACAACCCGAACCGTTGCTTGGAAGGACACCATATGCCACACGCGAGAGCGGATGTCGACGCGGCCGGACGCGTCGCCGGGGTCGACACCCACACCGACACTCACACCCTTGCCATTCTCACCGAGAACGGCGCGGTGGTCTCCACCGCGACGTTCACGGCGGACAGCCGTGGCTATGCCGCGCTCATCGATGCCGTAGCCTCAGCCGGCCCCGTCCGGGGGATCGGTGTCGAGGGCACCAACTCCTACGGCGCCGGCCTGACCCGGGCCCTTCAGTCCGCCGGACACACCGTGCTGGAAGTCCTGCGCCCTACCCGGCAGGTGCGCCGGATGAATGGGAAATCAGATCCTGTCGACGCAGTCGAAGCTGCCCGTACGGTGCTTTCCGGCCGTGGCATCTCCATCCCGAAAGACACCAACACCGCCGCTGAATCCATCCGATTCCTGCTCGGCGCGCGGAAACGGTTCGTCTCCTCCATGACCTCGATCTCCAACGCCATTAAAGGGCTGCTGATCACCGCTCCAGAACCGGTCCGCGCCAGATACCGGGACCTGGACACGGACGCGCTGCTGCGCCGTCTGGCCAGTAGTCGTCCTGGATCCGATCTGGCCGGCCCTGAAGACGCCGCCGGGCTGGCCCTGAAGACGATGGCTTGCGCCCACCAGGAGCTCTCAGACCGCGTCGCCGGCATCGAGACGCAATTGCATGAACTCGTCCAGGCGCACCACCCAGCATTGCTGGATGTCTACGGCGTCGGGACCCTGGTCGCCGCGCAACTCGTCGTGACCGCGGGCGGCAACCCAGAGCGGATCCGCAACGAAGCGTCGTTCGCCGCGCTCTGCGGCGCCGCGCCAATCCCGGCGTCCTCCGGGCGCACCACCCGCCACCGGCTCAACCGTGGCGGCGACAGACAGGGTAACGCCGCCCTCCACCGCATCGCACTCGTCCGAATGCGCCACGACCCCAAAACCCGCGCCTACGTCGAGCGCCGCACACAGGATGGCAAGAGCAAGAAGGAAATCATCCGCTGCCTCAAAAGGGCCATCGTCCGAGAGATCTACCGCATCCTTACCAGCCCAGCAGTAAGGACGGTCCAAGCCGACCTCCGCGCCATTCGCACGAAAAAGAACATCACCCTCAGTCAAGTGGCCGTAGCCTTAAGCACGTGGCCCGCCCGGATCTCCGATATCGAGCGCAAAGCCCGGCCGCTGCCCGAACTCGCCGATCGCTACAGAAACTGGCTCGCCACCGCTTGACACACGATAGGAGCATCAGACCCTGAGCGGCCCCTTCGTCCAGCCGCGGGCGTGCCACCCACGTGGCGGGATTGGGGCTTGGGGATTGCCTTGCCGAAAAGGGTTGCTGTTGGTCGATCAGGCGCACTGGAGCAGGAAGCTCTTCGGCAAGGGTCACCGAGGGGCGCCGGCCAGACTGCATCGTCCGTATTTATTGCGGTGCCCGGCCGTGAATTGGTGCCGGGCTGTGAATTTGTGCCAGTCCGGGAAGGGGTCCCGGGGCAGTTCCGGTTCAGGATCGCGGCCGGGGTCCTGGCCGGGGTCCCGGCCGGGGTGCCCGGTGAGCGCCGGGTTCGGCTGATGGCCTGGATCCGGGCCGGGGTCCTGGCCGGGGTGCCCGGTGGGCGCCGGGTCCGGATGATGGCCTGGATCTGCGGGCAGGCCGTGGTCCGGGCCTGGGCCTGGGCCTGGGTCGGTGTCTGTGTCTGGGTCGGTGATCGGGATGTGGTGGGGCCAGTGGGGTGGTTCCCAGTCCTGGTGTTCGCTGGGGTAGTGCCGCCGTGACGGGGAGGTCCACCCGGGTGGGTTGTCTTTGCTGGCCCCGGTTGGTTTCCAGGCGGAGCCGTGTTTGAGGCGGTGGTGCCGGGGGCAAGGTTGGCCGAGGTTGGAGATGCCGGTGGTGCCTCCGTCGGCCCAGGCCAGGAGGTGGTCTGCTTCGTTGTCCAGGGAGTGGTTGTTGCAGCCGGGGAAGGGGCACCTGCCGTCGCGGAGGCGGAGCCATTGGCGCTGGGTCTTGTTGAGGCGGTAGCTGGTCCGTCCGATTTCCAGCGGGGCGCCGTCGCGGGGGTCGGTCAGGACGCGGTAGAAGGAGTCGGCGCCGTCGGTGATCAGGCGGCGGGCCATGGACGGCGGGATCGGCCCGTACCCGTCCAGGGTGGCT harbors:
- a CDS encoding IS256 family transposase, which translates into the protein MVAPAPADALDEQLVQQLSERARAEGLRLTGEGGLLSRLTKMVVESALEGEMEDHLGYARHDPAGRDGGNSRNGTRSKELLTEAGPVQIAVPRDRDGSFTPELVRKRQRRLSGLDDLVISLSAKGLTHGEICAHLAEVYGAEVSKQTISTITEKVLEGLSAWQSRPLDPVYPVIFIDAVNVKIRDGQVTNRPIYVALAVTCEGTRDILGLWAGEHGDREGAKYWLRVLSEIKNRGTQDCLIVVCDGLKGLPEAIATVWPQTITQTCIVHLLRNSFRYASKKDWSAIAKDLKPVYTAASESDALDRFVEFSEKWEKRYPAIIRLWTNAWAEFVPFLQFDREIRTIICTTNAIESINARIRRAVNARGHFPTEQAALKCVYLAVMSLDPTGTGRQRWSNRWKAALNAFEVTFDGRLSAGKK
- a CDS encoding IS110 family transposase, which translates into the protein MPHARADVDAAGRVAGVDTHTDTHTLAILTENGAVVSTATFTADSRGYAALIDAVASAGPVRGIGVEGTNSYGAGLTRALQSAGHTVLEVLRPTRQVRRMNGKSDPVDAVEAARTVLSGRGISIPKDTNTAAESIRFLLGARKRFVSSMTSISNAIKGLLITAPEPVRARYRDLDTDALLRRLASSRPGSDLAGPEDAAGLALKTMACAHQELSDRVAGIETQLHELVQAHHPALLDVYGVGTLVAAQLVVTAGGNPERIRNEASFAALCGAAPIPASSGRTTRHRLNRGGDRQGNAALHRIALVRMRHDPKTRAYVERRTQDGKSKKEIIRCLKRAIVREIYRILTSPAVRTVQADLRAIRTKKNITLSQVAVALSTWPARISDIERKARPLPELADRYRNWLATA